A genomic window from Triticum urartu cultivar G1812 chromosome 7, Tu2.1, whole genome shotgun sequence includes:
- the LOC125523332 gene encoding peroxidase P7-like, translated as MFHTFSPCLLLLHCAAIALITRHRSIGMASSRAPCWVALLLFVALVATANGSELSAGYYEKTCPNVQHVVRSVMASRVAAQPRMAPAVLRLFFHDCFINGCDASVLLDATPSSPGEKDAEPNASLTGYTVIHDIKSALEHDCPATVSCADVIALASRDAVALLGGPTWSVPLGRKDSRFAADPESTKKGLPSPKDDLGELVTMFAELNLDARDMTALSGAHTVGMASCDTYRDRVYGPNGDIDPFFAQTTRQTCQGTSGKAPFDVQTPMRFDNAYYRNLIARRGLLTSDQTLYGGGGLQDNLVEMYSADGEAFARDFAKAMVKMGNIPPPKGMPVEVRLRCSMANY; from the exons ATGTTCCACACATTCTCTCCTTGCTTGCTTCTTCTGCACTGTGCAGCGATCGCTCTCATCACCAGACACCGGTCAATAGGCATGGCGTCCTCCAGGGCTCCTTGTTGGGTCGCGCTGCTCCTCTTCGTTGCTCTGGTTGCCACCGCCAATGGCAGCGAGCTCTCCGCAGGTTACTACGAGAAGACGTGCCCCAACGTGCAGCACGTCGTGCGGTCAGTGATGGCGAGCAGGGTCGCCGCCCAGCCGAGGATGGCCCCCGCCGTCCTCCGCCTCTTCTTCCATGACTGCTTCATCAAC GGATGCGACGCTTCGGTCCTCCTGGACGCAACTCCTTCCTCCCCCGGCGAGAAGGATGCGGAGCCGAACGCCTCCCTAACCGGCTACACCGTCATCCACGACATCAAGTCCGCGCTCGAGCACGACTGCCCGGCCACCGTCTCCTGCGCCGACGTCATCGCCCTTGCGTCCCGCGACGCCGTCGCCCTGCTCGGAGGTCCCACCTGGAGCGTGcccctcggccgcaaggactcaCGCTTCGCCGCCGACCCGGAGTCCACCAAGAAGGGCCTCCCCAGTCCCAAAGACGACCTCGGCGAGCTCGTCACCATGTTCGCGGAGCTCAACCTCGATGCTCGTGACATGACGGCGCTCTCCGGTGCCCACACCGTCGGGATGGCCAGCTGCGACACCTACAGGGACCGTGTCTACGGCCCTAATGGCGACATCGACCCCTTCTTCGCACAGACCACGAGGCAGACGTGCCAGGGTACTTCTGGTAAGGCGCCGTTCGACGTGCAGACACCGATGAGGTTCGACAACGCCTACTACAGGAACCTTATCGCGCGGCGCGGTCTCCTTACCTCAGACCAGACTCTCTACGGCGGTGGAGGTCTGCAGGACAATCTTGTGGAGATGTACAGCGCCGACGGTGAGGCGTTCGCGAGGGACTTTGCCAAGGCCATGGTGAAGATGGGAAACATACCTCCGCCAAAGGGAATGCCCGTGGAGGTGAGGCTGAGGTGCTCCATGGCCAACTACTGA